Within Bacteroidota bacterium, the genomic segment TGGATGCTTATAATCGTAGATAAATAATTGCAATTTTTCATTATAGGGGGAGCAAAAAAGCGATCAAATTTTGGACGCTTTTTTTATTTGGTGCTTACCGTTTTCTGATTTAAGATTTTCTAAAACTAAATTTCCCTTATGGTTGATCTTTTACGCAACGAACAGCAAATCCAGCTTGACGATCTGTATACAATTCTTGCACATAATTAGAAAAGATGCCCAAGCTCCAGTAACATGCAATTGAGTAATCAATTGTAGAAGTCCACCATGCGCCATACAATCCGATACCTGAATATGTACCATCTAAATAACGCATTCCACTTGGAAGAGCAGTAAAACCATATTCATTAGTAGCCTTAGTATTGTCACCATACCAATGAATATTACCTGTTTCTCTTAACCAGTCACTTGCATAATTTAATCCTACATAATTAACCAAAATTTCCCACTCCTCAGAGGTAGGCACATGCCAACCTATCGGGGCAATGTTTCTGGAGTCGTTTATTGCATACCAATTATATAAACGCCCGTAAGTATCAGCATTGGCAATGTTATTATCATAATTGCAGTAAGCACTCGTGGTAAGATTCATCCACTGGGTATTACTTTCCACATAGGATATTGGATCCCCATTACGATATTTCGTAACTTTCAGGTTTTCAGCCATCCATTCTTGATTACCAATTTTCACAGTTTTAAAAACGATTGGATCTTCCGATGTATCTTTTTTAACACAGCCACTTGCTGTCATTATCAGGATTCCCATTACAACGAATGAGTAAATCCAAATTCTGTTATTTTTTGTCATTTTTCTTTAGTTACAAGTTATTAATCGGTCGTTTAGAAGCTATTTCATTTTTGAATATCAACTAACTAGATCATAAACTACTTATCTTTTTTGGAACGTATATCAAATATAAAAAAACAATTTGATTAATTCTCAATCCGAAATATATTTTTACAACTATTAAAAACCTACAATATCTCAATATGATAAGAAATTTTTTTACATTGAAATATACTTCTAGTTGCCTAATTTAAGATACATAATAATTATAATTCAAACGAATAAATTAAAACATCAAAGCATGTTTTATTTGGTTGTTTTAACTTCAAAAAGTCATTTAATTGGTTGCAACTTTTAATAATAGGGTGAGCAAAAAAGTATTCAGGGTTTTGAACGCTTCTTTTATTGCCGATTACTTATTTATAATTTAAGATTTTTAAAAGGCTCAGTTAGTTACTAGTCTACCGCCGCGTTATACTTCATAATTCGGGCAACAAATTAACGATTTCTCTCAATTTATCTCGCTTGTCTTTTTTTTATACTGGGCATTAACGCTTTGTTATATCAAAAATTGAACATTTCGGAGCGATATCCTGTCAGCCTGCATAAAGCTAAATGCGAGTTATAAAGTTCGATTTCAGCACTGCCTGCTCAGTAATGGCATATGAACACTGTTGTAACCCGTTCGCGTCCACCGTAATTTTGAATTTGACGTGTTTGAAAAATATCACCATAAGAACTTAACGATTGATTTTGACCGTTATTCTTTTATTTGCTTTAACCTTAAACAAAGTGTAAATTTGGTATCTGATGGTATAAAATCGCGAAATCATTTTCAAGCATTAAGGTATTTAGTATTCATTAACTATAATAGTGTATGAAACAATTTATTAAAATGTTGATTGCATTTTGCCTGTTTGCATTTGGAACAACAATGCAGGCACAGAATACTATCCCTGCCTCAGGTGGAAATGCAACCGGTAGCGGGGGATCTGTCAGTTATTCCATAGGGCAGATTATTTATACAACAAACACC encodes:
- a CDS encoding fibrobacter succinogenes major paralogous domain-containing protein, whose translation is MTKNNRIWIYSFVVMGILIMTASGCVKKDTSEDPIVFKTVKIGNQEWMAENLKVTKYRNGDPISYVESNTQWMNLTTSAYCNYDNNIANADTYGRLYNWYAINDSRNIAPIGWHVPTSEEWEILVNYVGLNYASDWLRETGNIHWYGDNTKATNEYGFTALPSGMRYLDGTYSGIGLYGAWWTSTIDYSIACYWSLGIFSNYVQELYTDRQAGFAVRCVKDQP